AGTTGTATGTAAGGGGATTGATCtttgttttgaattcatttatctcaagtaggcctaattttaaactttacaaaTGTCAAGTCTATGTctttctagtgactctaccgccgatacggaaggcagattgtaccAAGTAGAAGCCGGCCAGAAACTAAGCTGTTGCTTCCTCTTAGGTCTCTATTTTTACTGATACTCcattaatcataatatttacacacacacttaaaagtaagttgttgaCAGTAAACCAATGCGACACATGCAATATAGCACGGTTAACATCGTCAGCATTATCTTTACTCCtgtcaattttaaaaattagggatgtatcatctgcaaacaatacaatatcGCATAATCCATTGACATGGTATGGAAGATCATTTATGTGCACTAAAAATAGAATCAGAAGACGGTAAGTTTCGCGCTCATTTggcaatcaaacaaacaaaataataataacactttcTTTAGACACTGCAATTGTAGCACTTTCCTACAACACTCCATCCAACCTTTCAAAGTTTCAAGCCTCTTTTCTTACaacctttatcatcatcattgtatCAATcgattaacggcccactacaaagcacgggtctccttccacaatgagaaagggacCAATATGGAGAATTATCAGGCCTGCAGGTTCCTCatgattttccttcaccgttgaagcaagtaatattttaattgctcaaaaagTTAGAgaagcgtgctgggattcgagctgagcccccgaaagtgaaatcgaagtcctatatactgggttatcaccgcttctttattTCTTGCAATATAAAGCTTAATTATTTGTCTCGCTTTATACAATATTAAGCAAAATTCTATGTCACCGGCAACGGCATTTAGACAGACATTTCTTAATTAGATTTCGATTGCagtatattattaagaaaacaaGCTTTAAGTTACACTTCAAGCGAACATCAAAATTATTCAGTATATTTTCAACCTGATTATCATTAACATCTGTCCCCGTAGCCATTTAAACCTGATTGCCAAGCCATTACTGAGAAAAAGGGGCATCGATACACATACCGTCGGAAAGACGGGCATACAACAGAATGATCCTGTAAGAGGTACCCGTTTTTCCATTATGAAGTCTGGAACcataaaaatacctaattatgGCAACACTTATTTTTTCcacttaattataattattaggaCAAAGCAAAAAGCAGTACAATACTATAAACTTGAAACAAAGGCTAGTAAGGTTTCAAACGCGCTTGATCTAGAAGAAGTAGAACATCGTAGTATTGTATATATCATAGATATATCAGAATGCTGTTAActttaaaatgtgaaagtaaacTACACTTCTAAGAGTTTTAGATTTAAGACATTGCGTCTATCGCCTGTGTTACTTACAATTCGTATACTACGCCACAAGAACATCGATAAATCTAGCGACACGTCTAGGTATTACGACTACATTATAATacagctaaaaaaaataattataatcaattGACGATTTCAGCTTTTTCtctaaattctaattcaaaacctactcttaatatattaatattttctagttCCAACTACCGTGTATAAAATCGTTAAAATCAATGACACGAAAAATACCTGCACCACTTCGAAATCAACCATATTGCAACTGCATCAATTTGTCACAGATAAGTGTATAAAATAACTTCACATTAAAGCTAGTCAATGATTAAAAGCTGGAGTCCAAGGTTCGCATAACGCACATGTcggttacaataatattttttgactgACTAGGTAGTAAGTTGATTCGTGTCATTTCAATAGCAGAGTATGTTCGCTATCGGATCCataaaaataaaggtattttacATATTCTTTCAGTGTAGTGGTTGCGTGGAAAGCAATGGGGCAATTTTGCCGAAAATAGTGAACTGCGGTTGGCAGGCCTccattatattgaaaattattcCTATTATTTGCATACATATGATGAAGCTATAAGTTCTATTGTAAAAAGGCATTTCAAATTGTAAAATGCTGTTCCTTGCCGGTTTCATCTCAGCTGAAACTGCCTTCTggaccgatggtagagtcaatacacaCAGGATTGACGTTTctaatatacctatattagACCAACTTGAAACAAAATATGAGTCTTCATTATTTTTAACGTTTTATCAGATTTCTAACTGCGTCTGGTAATACTGGTCATACTGAGAATTCTTCGACAAAAATCCAAAACGTTTTTAAACATTTGGTTCGGACCTAAATCGAACCGAGCGAATAAGCAAGTGATCCGTATTCGAAGTTGCTCGACCACGACACAatgcacaataataataataataataataataattctttattttcagacAATAGTCCCATAGAATGGGACAATGGGAAGCTGTGTGGCAGTTATAAAGTATTTCCAGTTTATTGACGTTAATCTGTCAATATCAGATACCTATTAAGCCAAATGTAATATAGAATTGCCTACCTTCTAATCTTACTACCCTGAACTTGAAGATTGAACTTCAGCATCACATTAGTTAGGTCCAACATCTAGGCATGGACTTAATTCTCGggagagatagatagatagatagaactGGGTTAGCATCAGATTTATCGAGTCGTGTAGCATCAGTAGGTACGTGAAGTCCATCGGAATCCTACACTTTGTTTTAACTTCTATTATCACGATAATATGTTAATGTCATTTATGCGATGGACGCTGACGATATCAGTCCAGTATGCACGTCTACAGTTGTGTGATAATATAATCATTAAAAGTTCACTAACCCGCATTAGGGCAACGTGGTGGAACTTTCTTTCCCATCGAGCAGCAGCGCCGTAGCACTAATGTCAAAGTAGTGAGCGGGGTCGTGGGAACAATTCTCCTAAAAACCCTCTTGTCGTTAGGACGTTATAGTTAACAACGAACACGATGATGAATACGTTAGGTAGTGAACTTCCATTTCTAGATAACAATTAAAATCACGCTGTTACTGATATTGTCTTAGCTAAGATCTGTTAAAGTCCTCTCCGAGGGACCACTTTTTACTTATGAACCTAACAGCCCAGACAGCCATTTGAGTCAACATTAAAACAATTAGTAACCAAAACACAGAAGTCAATAACGCATCTAATAAAAAGTAAACGATACACATTtgttcatataatatattaaataaacaccaATCTTGTTCAACGGTCGATATCACCGAATACAATGTCAATTGTAGCAACCAATATGGCTATATCGGCAAGCATACAATTTTTTGTTAAGAAACTCAAACCTGCCAAGTGATTATACGAGCATGGCCTAACACCAACTCGATAGGGCTTCGAAGTGCCATCAGCTACGATATAAAAACCTAATTCACCTTTAGGACACTCTGCGGCTGTGTACGTTACTCCTGGTGGAACTACATAACCCTCTGTACATAACTTAAAATGATGTATCAGAGCTTCCATCGACATTTTCATTTCTGCTCTTAAAGGTAATGAGATTTTTGAGTCATCAGTTCTAATTTCGCCTTCAGGCATTGTATCGATGACCTGATTTATAATTCTTATAGATTGACGCATTTCTGCTAAGCGAAGTAGGTGACGGTCATAACTATCGCCGAAGGCACCAACTGGCACATCGAAGTCGTACATATCGTAATTATCGTAAGGAAAAGCAATCCGTAAATCCCATTTTACTCCTGAACATCTTAGCATAGGTCCGGAGAAGCCATGATAAATAGCTTTATACGCCTCTACAATGCCAATACCTGCAGTTCTGGCGTAGTAAAGTCTACCTCCGGTCGATATGTCTTCAGTTTCATCAAAGCGTTCACTCAATTTCGAACAAAATTCATGAACGTCATCGAGAAATCCGATAGGAATATCTTGCGATACCCCTCCGGGTCTTACATAAGCGCAGTGAATACGGGCACCACAAAGTCTCTCGGATAATTCATAAATCTTTTCACGTTCTTCGCACATCCAAAAAAATGGGGTTATCCCGCCAGCGTCCAGAATTGTGCCGGATACATTTAAAAGATGGTTAGCAATACGTACGAGTTCACTGCAAAGAACTCTGATAGCCTTAGCTCTAGGTGGTACATCGATGTTTAGAAGGTTTTCAACTGCTAATGCAAATGCTTGTTCATTAGCTAGTGTGGATACATAATCAAAACGATCAACGTATGGCAAGTTTTGGCTGTAATGTTTGTATTCCATTAGTTTTTCTGAGGCTCTATGTAAAAATCCTATGTGTGGATCAGCTCTGACAATTGTTTCACCATCTAACTCTAGGATTAATCTCAGAACACCGTGAGCAGCCGGGTGCTGGGGTCCAAAGTTTAGCCACATATTCTTTAGTTTTCTTTCGATAGGCCTCACCCGCGAATCCCATATCACTTTGTAATACTTGTCTATTGTTTCATTGGTATAAATTGCTACTCCACTGAATTGTTCCAAAAAACGTGGATCGGGGTGCCACCTCGTTGCTTTCAAAGGGGCACTGGTTCGAATGCATCGAacgtgtttaaaattaaaatatcttgataatgatttttggttccacattatttaa
The sequence above is a segment of the Pararge aegeria chromosome Z, ilParAegt1.1, whole genome shotgun sequence genome. Coding sequences within it:
- the LOC120636357 gene encoding NADH dehydrogenase [ubiquinone] iron-sulfur protein 2, mitochondrial-like, whose translation is MWLNFGPQHPAAHGVLRLILELDGETIVRADPHIGFLHRASEKLMEYKHYSQNLPYVDRFDYVSTLANEQAFALAVENLLNIDVPPRAKAIRVLCSELVRIANHLLNVSGTILDAGGITPFFWMCEEREKIYELSERLCGARIHCAYVRPGGVSQDIPIGFLDDVHEFCSKLSERFDETEDISTGGRLYYARTAGIGIVEAYKAIYHGFSGPMLRCSGVKWDLRIAFPYDNYDMYDFDVPVGAFGDSYDRHLLRLAEMRQSIRIINQVIDTMPEGEIRTDDSKISLPLRAEMKMSMEALIHHFKLCTEGYVVPPGVTYTAAECPKGELGFYIVADGTSKPYRVGVRPCSYNHLAGLSFLTKNCMLADIAILVATIDIVFGDIDR